In Oryza sativa Japonica Group chromosome 2, ASM3414082v1, the following are encoded in one genomic region:
- the LOC4329366 gene encoding uncharacterized protein has protein sequence MAMAQRGLGLLRRSLGLGPLSTQRALSSTSPAASAEGGAAAAAAAEVAKESKGRKKKKNLFDVVQFLPSWGVGYKVAKTTWRDVSYQITKINLYKDGRHGKAWGIRYKAGVQAAEAPTKISGVNKRGWKYIKESQKKLQDTPKVETPVTA, from the exons ATGGCTATGGCGCAGAGGGGATTGGGCCTGCTCCGGCGATCCCTCGGGCTCGGGCCCCTGTCCACGCAGAGAGCCCTGAGCAGCACCAGCCCCGCGGCGTCCGCGGaggggggagcggcggcggcggcggcggcggaggtggcgaaggagtcgaaggggaggaagaagaagaagaacctgTTCGACGTGGTGCAGTTCCTGCCGTCGTGGGGCGTGGGCTACAAGGTCGCCAAGACCACCTGGCGCGACGTCTCCTACCAGATCACCAAGATCAACCTCTACAAG GATGGTCGTCATGGGAAGGCGTGGGGGATTCGCTACAAGGCCG GTGTTCAAGCTGCTGAAGCGCCAACAAAAATCAGTGGGGTAAACAAGCGTGGGTGGAAGTATATAAAAGAATCGCAGAAGAAGTTACAAGATACCCCCAAAGTAGAAACGCCAGTCACTGCTTAA